DNA sequence from the Candidatus Eisenbacteria bacterium genome:
GTCTCGGTGGGCTCGATCATCATGGCCTCTTCGACGATGAGCGGAAAGTAAACGGTCGGCGCGTGCACTCCGAAGTCGAGCAGGCGCTTCGCGACGTCGAGAGTCTTGATGCCATGACGGCGCAGACCTCGGCCGCTCACGACGAACTCGTGCATGCAGTGATCGGGAAACGGCAGCTCGTAGGATCCGGCCAGCCGCCGCATGAGGTAATTCGCGTTGAGGATCGCGGTGCGGCTGACCTGTCGCAGGCCGTCGGGGCCGAGCGTCGAGATGTAGGCCAGCGCTCGCAGCAGAATCCCGAAATTGCCGTAGAACGAATGCACCCGACCGACCGATTGCGGCCGTTCGAAATCGCTCACGAGCCGGCCGCCGTGTTCGCGCACCACCGGCACCGGCAGGAACGGTTCGAGGTGCGAAGCCACCGCGACGGGGCCGGCGCCGGGTCCACCGCCGCCGTGAGGCGTCGAAAACGTCTTGTGCACGTTGATGTGCATGACGTCGAAGCCCAGATCACCGGGGCGCACGTGACCGACCAGCGCATTCAGGTTGGCGCCATCCATGTAGCATTGAGCGCCGACCGCGTGGGCGAGGCGTGTGACCTCGAGGATCTCGGGCTCGAACAACCCGAGCGTGCTCGGCACCGTGACCATGATCGCGGCCGCGCGATCGTCGAGTTCGCGCCGGAACGCTTCGATGTCGACGTGGCCGTTGGCGCCCGACGGCACCGTCACGGTCTCCCATCCCATCAGATTCACGCTCGCGGGGTTGGTGCCGTGCGCGGAGTCCGGAATGATGACGCGACGGCGGCGATCGCCTTCGCCGCGCGACCGGTGGTAGTCGCGGATCAGCAGCAGCCCGGTCATCTCGCCATGCGCGCCGGCGGCGGGTTGCGATGCCACCGCATCGAAACCGGTGATTTCGGCCAGGGCGCGCTGCAGATCGAAGATCACGCGCAGCGCACCCTGACTCGCTTCGTCTCCCGCGAGCGGATGTGCGAGCGCGAAGCCCGGCAGCGACGCGAGCTCGTCGTTGATCTTGGGATTGTGCTTCATGGTGCAGGAACCGAGCGGGTAGAGCCCGCGATCGATGTGATGGTTCAAGATCGAGAGCTCGACGAAATGGCGAACCACTTCGGGCTCGCTGACCTGCGGCAGATCCAGCGTCTCGCGCAGCCGCGCGCCTTTGAGAAGCTCCGAGAGCGGACGGATCGGTACGTCGACCGCCGGAAGGCGTGGACCCCGATGCCCGGGGCCACCTTGCTCGATCAACAGACGCCGTGGCATGCCGCTCATCGGGCACCTCCCGCGCGCCGCAGCGCAGCGGCCCACGCATCGATCTCGACTGCGCTGCGCTGTTCGGTGACCGCGACCAGCAGCATTCGCTTCCATTCGGGTCGGAACTGCGCCAGGTCGACGCCCGGCAGCACGCCGGTCGTGAGCGCTTCGCGGATCACGATCCGCGCATCGACCGGGCACTCGAGCACGAATTCGCGGAAGAACGCACCGTCGTGGACCACCCGGTACCCCGGGATCGCTGCCGCGAGTCGCGCCGCATGATGGGTCTTCTGAACGCAGGACTCCGCGACTTCGCGCAGGCCTTCGCGGCCGAGCAGTCCCAGGTAGATCGTGGCGCGCAGTGCGAGCAGTCCCTGATTCGTGCAGATGTTCGATGTCGCCTTCTCGCGTCGGATGTGCTGCTCGCGAGTCTGGAGCGTGAGCACGAATCCGCGCCGCCCCTGAGAGTCGACGGTCTGCGCCGCGAGTCGACCCGGCATGCGGCGCACCAGCGCTTCGGAGCAGGCGAAGAAGCCGAGCACCGGCCCGCCGAAGCTCGGCGGATTACCGAGGCTCTGCCCCTCTCCCACGACGATGTCCGCGCCTGCGGGGCTGCGGCCGGGCGGCTCGAGCAGCGCGAGCGCGATGGGATCGCAGCAGGCGATCGCAAGTGCGCCGGAAGTGCGGGCGAGCGCGTTCAGAGCCTGCGGGTTCTCGAGCACGCCGAAGAAGTTCGGGTGCTGGTAGATCACGGCCGCCACGTCCCCGCCGAGGGCCGCCTGGAGGTCGTCGGGCGCGCACTGCCCGCCGTGCTCGGCCACCAGCGTGACGTCGTGACCGTCGAGATAGGTGTTCAGAACCGCCAGGTAGTTCGGATGCACCGCGCCTGCGACCACGACGCGCGCACGGCCGGTCTGGTGGCGCGCGAGCAGCACCGCCTCGGCCAGTGCGGTCGCGCCGTCGTACATCGAGGCATTCGCAACCGCGCAGCCTGTCAACTCGACGATCATGCTCTGGAACTCGAAGATCGCCGTCAGCGAGCCCTGCGCGACCTCGGGCTGATAGGGCGTGTAGGCGGTCGCGAATTCGCTCCGTCCTGCCACCGCGGCGAGTGCCGAAGGAATGTAGTGGTCGTAGATTCCGCCGCCGAGAAAGGACACCGCGTGCGCCGCAGCATTCTGCTGCGCCCACGCACCGAACCGACGGCGCAGCTCGATCTCAGAGGCAGCGGCGGGAATCGCAACCGGCTCGGAGCGGCGCGCTTCCGCGGGAATCGCGGCAATCAGATCTTCGAACGCTCCGACCCCGATCGCGTCCAGCATGCGGCGCTCTTCCGCGGGGGTCAGTCCGACGTAGCTCACGCGTGCTGCTCCTCGATCAGCCGGGAGTAATCGTCGTGCGAAAGCAGCTTCAGGATGCCGGCGGGATCCGCCGGCCGGATCCGTACCATCCAGCCGTCACCGTACGGCGATTGATTCACGAGCGCCGGATTGTCGGCCAGCGCCCCGTTCACTTCGATGACCTCGCCCGCCAGCGGTGC
Encoded proteins:
- the gcvPB gene encoding aminomethyl-transferring glycine dehydrogenase subunit GcvPB yields the protein MSGMPRRLLIEQGGPGHRGPRLPAVDVPIRPLSELLKGARLRETLDLPQVSEPEVVRHFVELSILNHHIDRGLYPLGSCTMKHNPKINDELASLPGFALAHPLAGDEASQGALRVIFDLQRALAEITGFDAVASQPAAGAHGEMTGLLLIRDYHRSRGEGDRRRRVIIPDSAHGTNPASVNLMGWETVTVPSGANGHVDIEAFRRELDDRAAAIMVTVPSTLGLFEPEILEVTRLAHAVGAQCYMDGANLNALVGHVRPGDLGFDVMHINVHKTFSTPHGGGGPGAGPVAVASHLEPFLPVPVVREHGGRLVSDFERPQSVGRVHSFYGNFGILLRALAYISTLGPDGLRQVSRTAILNANYLMRRLAGSYELPFPDHCMHEFVVSGRGLRRHGIKTLDVAKRLLDFGVHAPTVYFPLIVEEAMMIEPTET
- the gcvPA gene encoding aminomethyl-transferring glycine dehydrogenase subunit GcvPA — translated: MSYVGLTPAEERRMLDAIGVGAFEDLIAAIPAEARRSEPVAIPAAASEIELRRRFGAWAQQNAAAHAVSFLGGGIYDHYIPSALAAVAGRSEFATAYTPYQPEVAQGSLTAIFEFQSMIVELTGCAVANASMYDGATALAEAVLLARHQTGRARVVVAGAVHPNYLAVLNTYLDGHDVTLVAEHGGQCAPDDLQAALGGDVAAVIYQHPNFFGVLENPQALNALARTSGALAIACCDPIALALLEPPGRSPAGADIVVGEGQSLGNPPSFGGPVLGFFACSEALVRRMPGRLAAQTVDSQGRRGFVLTLQTREQHIRREKATSNICTNQGLLALRATIYLGLLGREGLREVAESCVQKTHHAARLAAAIPGYRVVHDGAFFREFVLECPVDARIVIREALTTGVLPGVDLAQFRPEWKRMLLVAVTEQRSAVEIDAWAAALRRAGGAR